Below is a genomic region from Caldalkalibacillus salinus.
ATCAATCTCATCTTGAGTAAGGCTTTTAGAGGGGCGTGAGAAGATAGACACATCTTTTCGATGACCTCTGCTACACGCTGGGACGCCTGTTCTGCTTTAAGATGATCGAGGGTCTCTTTAATGGATTGGGCCACAGGACGCCATAATCTCACCTCAGATACCCCTCTCTCCCTAGCCAGCAAGACAATCATTTCTCCCAAATGATTATGTAATATAGCGTGGGAGAACATTGTAAAAAGATCCTCATCCTGCTCCGTTAAAACGTTTGTATCGTTGTTAATTTGGGGGACATGGCCAATCGTGCTTCGTAACTGACTCGCTTTGATACGTATCCCGCCGTTATCTCGTAGAATAAAACGTACTGGCATCCCCTCTCGCATGACAGGTATCGCATTCTGCAAGTGCGCCTCCATACTCACCCCGTACTTCGTCATCAAGGTAAGTAAGGCTGGAATCAGTTGCCGCGCGTAAGTCCCAATATATTGAACAGCGGCGTCCTCGAATGACAAAGCTCGCTCGCTTGCAAGATGCTCAATGCATTCAACTAGAACCGTTTGATCTGTAACCGGCGACTCACTAATGAGAAAAGCAGCGGGGATTGCGACCTCATCGTGACCCAAATCAGCTTCGGGGTTTGAACGTAATAACGCTGCAACATTTTTGCTCAGAAAGTCGGCGTCGGCGTCGCCATCTCCGTCCCCTTCTGCCTGGTAATGTACGCCACCGTTTTCTAGAGAAAATGACAATTGACGGGCGACGTCATCATCTTGTTGGTAAATCTGATCTAAAATGGATGAAATCACAGGACCGTTAAAGACTGATGTGGGAGAAACGATACGTTTGGCACTCGTCATCTGTACGTTCATCGCGGTTTTAATATGATGGCGGCTTCGACTCGCATATGGTGCAAGTGTCCGATAAGAAAGTAACGCTTGTGTGTGTATCGGCACACCCTTTAATGGCACAACGAGACCTCGCGCCATATCACTTGTAAGTAAAGGTTGAATCACGTGCTGATATTGCCAGCGATGAACTGGGATAATCTCATAAGGAATATCATGAGGACCATGGACTTGAGATAAAGGCCTTAGCTGTTCCTCGAACGCTTCCTTAACCTCAGGGTACTCACTGAGCAGGATATCGGTCAGGCTTCTATCTGTCATGGCTGTGACGTTCACCAAGCTATGATGAACGGCAACGGGGATGACCTCCGGGCTTCCTCCCCATTCAGGAGCATCTTGGAGGACATCAAGCACATCAATGCCGATCCGTGTTTTGGTACATGGATGAAGTGTATGACCTTTGATCACCCATTGTTCAGCAAAAACTAAGGGACTGAAGTCTTCGTGTGTTTGTTTCTCATTAAGCAGATAGGCAAACGTCCCATTGACTCTGCCAGAGGACTGAGGTAGCCGATCACGTCGCCACTTTGCCCCAGTCATGGCTAAAGCGTCATGAACCACAGCACTGTCTAGTTCACGGCACAGATTCTGCTTACGCTTCTCCTCTATGTCAAGTGTCCTCACAAGATCAACAGGGTGAGTGAGGCTCACCACCCGATCCTGGTGTTCACAGTGGATATCTGCCCCTATATCAATGTGATGTAGTATGTAACGTTTTTTGATCGGGATCGTGAGTACCCCTTTTGAACTTGTGACAATCGTCGCTTTTAGATTACCCCCCTCTTCTGCCCACGATACTTGAAATAAGTCTTCTCTTAGGATGGCCTGTATGAGCTGGTGCAGGATACGTTGGCGGGCCTGCGGTAAATAAGCCTGATATACAGCGGGTAAATGAGGAGCGTGACGGTTTAATTTGTTGTAAACGTCTTGTTCAATCTCACGCAGCGCTATCTCTCGAACCATGTTTTCCCCTCCAAATAAATTGTGATGGATTACATATTCTATTTTCTACTGCTCATGTGATAATATAAGAGATATATTATGAATGAGAATGATTATCAATATCTTTTATATTAGATGATAACGATAATCATTGTCAATAAATTTTTTGAAATAAAAATACCATTCTGGGATGGATATAGCGTGCATCACGGCTAGCATGTGGAAAGGCAAAAACAAAAAAATACACGCCATTTTAGCGTGTATAAGTGTCATACAAAGGGGATCAATCATCTCGTGTTAAAATGGTCCCCTCTGATGTTTCATTTATTATTTTGTTAGTCAAAGTGAACATCAATGACGACGATTTCTGAACGACTCCCTATCCGAATGGCGGGACCCCAAAATCCAAAGCCTGACGAGACAATGGCGTGTAGACTTCCTTTTTTCTTGTAACCCCAATCTAGTTCATATATTTTCTTCGTGATGAACTGA
It encodes:
- a CDS encoding IucA/IucC family protein, which codes for MVREIALREIEQDVYNKLNRHAPHLPAVYQAYLPQARQRILHQLIQAILREDLFQVSWAEEGGNLKATIVTSSKGVLTIPIKKRYILHHIDIGADIHCEHQDRVVSLTHPVDLVRTLDIEEKRKQNLCRELDSAVVHDALAMTGAKWRRDRLPQSSGRVNGTFAYLLNEKQTHEDFSPLVFAEQWVIKGHTLHPCTKTRIGIDVLDVLQDAPEWGGSPEVIPVAVHHSLVNVTAMTDRSLTDILLSEYPEVKEAFEEQLRPLSQVHGPHDIPYEIIPVHRWQYQHVIQPLLTSDMARGLVVPLKGVPIHTQALLSYRTLAPYASRSRHHIKTAMNVQMTSAKRIVSPTSVFNGPVISSILDQIYQQDDDVARQLSFSLENGGVHYQAEGDGDGDADADFLSKNVAALLRSNPEADLGHDEVAIPAAFLISESPVTDQTVLVECIEHLASERALSFEDAAVQYIGTYARQLIPALLTLMTKYGVSMEAHLQNAIPVMREGMPVRFILRDNGGIRIKASQLRSTIGHVPQINNDTNVLTEQDEDLFTMFSHAILHNHLGEMIVLLARERGVSEVRLWRPVAQSIKETLDHLKAEQASQRVAEVIEKMCLSSHAPLKALLKMRLMDRITDNAYTRVPNPLQVVEKEGDGSCQR